Proteins from a single region of Flavobacterium sp. YJ01:
- a CDS encoding HAD-IIB family hydrolase: MKKLRISLINIHGLLKGSGLEIGRDADNGGQTKYIYELAEFLSQHEDVEHVHLFTRLIDDPALSPEYAVPVEIINDKLDIRRIPFLGKKYKAKEQLWEGLDTFVNGAMQHIKQHNIFPDWIHSHYADAGYAAAELSAVLNIPFAHTGHSLGFYKKKKLLEGGENEEEIEKKFKFETRIAAEERTLELAEFIVTSTEQEIETYKAYKNFELGKYHAISPGIDTRKFVPYYFQENDSEKNMEEIQRKYWVQESISKFLTNPHKPIILALSRPDRHKNLNTLIEVYGKDKELQSLANLVIFAGIRKDIAKMPESEKNVLTDLLLLMDKYDLYGKMAIPKKHDVENEVSIIYRYAAEKRGVFVNLALHENFGLTVIESASSGLPVVVTKNGGPSEIIPVCQNGELVDPQEESQIKKALRNILTDENQWKYYSNNGAINIQKHYSWVSHVNQYVDLINENLSVSSAGIKKQHYPNINIDRLKRKIDHLLVSDIDGTLIEPKLSNPGLKELKSHLTNRTDKMAFAMASGRNLELVKQVIDEEEFPLPDFIICSVGTEIYYTNGKDYILDKGWAKFLSGRWKREDIVNRLKAIKWIKLQEEDAQNPYKISYYYEKEHYDHEELIRVLGTGWYKVNIIPSHGQFLDFIPKRASKGNAIKFLCRKWSIPLSNVIAAGDSGNDVDMFRGPVKGIIVGNRSAELAAYETTKSIYVAATSASEGILEGLKHYKVIK, encoded by the coding sequence ATGAAAAAATTACGAATTTCACTTATCAATATACACGGACTTCTAAAAGGTTCTGGTCTTGAAATTGGACGAGATGCCGACAATGGAGGTCAGACCAAATACATTTACGAATTAGCCGAATTTTTATCTCAGCATGAAGATGTAGAACACGTGCATCTTTTTACCAGATTGATAGACGATCCTGCTCTTTCTCCAGAATATGCTGTTCCTGTAGAAATTATCAATGATAAATTAGACATTAGGCGAATTCCTTTTCTGGGTAAAAAATACAAAGCAAAAGAACAGCTTTGGGAAGGTTTGGACACTTTCGTGAATGGTGCGATGCAGCACATTAAACAACATAATATTTTTCCCGATTGGATACATTCTCATTATGCAGACGCAGGTTATGCGGCAGCCGAATTATCAGCCGTTTTAAATATTCCTTTTGCTCATACTGGACACTCATTGGGATTTTATAAAAAGAAAAAATTACTCGAAGGCGGTGAAAACGAAGAAGAAATAGAAAAAAAATTCAAATTTGAAACCCGAATTGCCGCCGAAGAAAGGACACTTGAACTCGCAGAATTTATTGTCACTTCTACCGAACAAGAAATTGAAACTTATAAAGCGTATAAAAATTTCGAATTAGGAAAATACCACGCCATTTCTCCCGGAATTGATACCCGAAAATTTGTTCCTTACTATTTTCAAGAAAATGATTCTGAGAAAAACATGGAAGAAATACAACGAAAATATTGGGTTCAAGAAAGTATTTCTAAATTTCTTACCAATCCGCACAAACCTATTATTCTGGCACTTTCTAGACCAGATCGCCATAAAAACCTCAACACTTTAATCGAAGTTTACGGAAAAGACAAAGAACTTCAGAGTCTTGCCAATCTTGTCATTTTTGCCGGAATTCGAAAAGATATTGCCAAAATGCCAGAATCTGAAAAAAACGTTTTAACCGATTTGCTTCTGCTTATGGATAAATACGATTTGTATGGAAAAATGGCAATTCCGAAAAAACATGATGTCGAAAATGAAGTTTCGATTATTTATCGTTATGCCGCAGAAAAAAGAGGTGTTTTTGTGAATTTAGCTTTGCATGAAAACTTCGGCTTGACCGTTATCGAATCTGCAAGTTCTGGACTTCCCGTTGTAGTAACTAAAAATGGCGGACCTTCGGAAATTATTCCTGTTTGCCAAAATGGAGAATTGGTCGATCCGCAAGAAGAAAGCCAGATTAAAAAAGCGCTTCGCAATATTTTAACCGATGAAAATCAATGGAAATACTATTCGAATAATGGTGCGATTAATATTCAAAAACATTACAGTTGGGTAAGTCACGTCAATCAATATGTTGACTTAATAAATGAGAATTTATCGGTTTCTTCTGCTGGCATTAAAAAACAGCATTATCCAAACATCAACATTGACCGATTAAAAAGAAAAATCGATCATTTGTTAGTTTCTGATATTGACGGAACTTTAATTGAACCTAAACTTTCTAATCCTGGTTTAAAAGAATTAAAATCTCATTTAACCAATCGAACAGATAAAATGGCTTTTGCAATGGCGTCTGGACGAAATCTTGAACTTGTAAAACAAGTAATTGACGAAGAAGAGTTTCCTCTTCCCGATTTTATTATTTGCTCTGTCGGAACTGAAATTTATTACACCAACGGAAAAGACTACATTTTAGATAAAGGCTGGGCAAAATTCCTTTCTGGAAGGTGGAAAAGAGAGGATATTGTTAATCGCTTAAAAGCCATTAAATGGATAAAATTGCAGGAAGAAGATGCTCAGAATCCTTATAAAATCTCTTATTATTATGAAAAAGAACATTACGATCATGAGGAATTAATTCGCGTTTTAGGAACGGGCTGGTATAAAGTGAATATTATTCCGAGTCACGGGCAGTTTCTGGATTTTATTCCAAAAAGAGCTTCAAAAGGAAATGCGATTAAATTTTTATGCCGAAAATGGTCGATTCCGCTTTCAAATGTGATTGCTGCTGGAGATTCAGGAAATGATGTAGATATGTTTAGAGGTCCTGTAAAAGGAATTATTGTTGGAAACAGAAGCGCTGAACTGGCAGCTTACGAAACCACAAAAAGTATTTATGTTGCCGCAACTTCAGCATCAGAAGGAATTTTAGAAGGTTTAAAACATTATAAAGTCATTAAATAA
- a CDS encoding glycosyl hydrolase family 32: MYSGSGFSNWEIGDVDVFIDEKGIHHLFHLIIPNHDYIAHAVSKDGLSWKRVKNALFVGDPGEWDDDMLWTMHISKKSEGEGYEMYYTGLKRQDKGIEQKVGRAISTDLITWKKENLYGLPFKSEAPHYEGKNNNPREWISFRDPFKYQYKNEDYLLICARSASGPTYRRGCIGVAKREKEGYVLQKPLHIPYVYDDVECPCVFEIKGSHYLLGSIREDIKVRYWSSSEFKGEYSAFHNNVLLPQGNYAARVVKDGKHFLLYNFYFADGNVNTHRVIPPPKELETDKSGRLLLKSYYYWEKLYQKTILQKDLPLPLPILGNPTAEFILENENKWRFGCRSGYEIYGFEKPSSDFVWEGTLSVEGMGKTGFVIECDKEGTGYYISIDFMNGFVQFRAWGFNEKDVKNNFIFENIQTNQFEIGEEKQISFKIIRYGNYYELSINEIVKLTLLDFKYNEGKVGIYVCSAVISISDSKIHVIPEPENEYAASDPEKYNNELQPNSVV; encoded by the coding sequence ATGTATTCAGGTTCAGGATTTAGCAATTGGGAAATTGGAGATGTTGATGTATTTATAGATGAAAAAGGAATTCATCATTTATTTCATTTAATTATCCCAAATCACGATTATATTGCGCATGCAGTTTCAAAAGATGGTCTCTCGTGGAAAAGGGTTAAAAATGCTCTCTTTGTTGGCGATCCCGGAGAATGGGACGATGATATGTTATGGACCATGCATATTAGCAAAAAATCGGAAGGCGAAGGTTATGAAATGTATTACACTGGACTTAAACGTCAAGATAAAGGAATCGAACAAAAAGTAGGAAGAGCAATTTCTACCGATTTAATTACTTGGAAAAAAGAAAACTTATACGGACTTCCATTTAAAAGTGAAGCGCCTCATTATGAAGGAAAAAACAATAATCCAAGAGAATGGATTAGTTTTAGAGATCCGTTTAAATACCAATATAAAAATGAAGATTATCTGCTAATCTGCGCCAGAAGTGCTTCTGGACCAACTTATAGAAGAGGTTGTATTGGAGTTGCTAAAAGAGAAAAGGAAGGCTATGTGTTGCAAAAACCGCTTCATATTCCGTACGTGTATGATGATGTTGAGTGTCCGTGTGTTTTTGAAATTAAAGGATCACATTATTTATTGGGTTCTATTCGAGAAGATATTAAAGTTCGTTATTGGTCTTCTTCTGAATTTAAAGGCGAATATTCGGCTTTTCATAATAATGTTTTGCTACCACAGGGAAATTATGCCGCAAGAGTCGTAAAAGACGGAAAACATTTTTTGCTTTATAATTTTTATTTTGCCGACGGAAATGTTAATACACACCGCGTTATTCCGCCGCCAAAAGAACTGGAAACAGATAAAAGCGGCAGACTTCTTTTAAAAAGTTATTATTATTGGGAAAAACTCTATCAGAAAACGATTCTTCAAAAAGATCTGCCACTTCCCTTGCCTATTCTCGGAAATCCTACTGCTGAATTTATTCTAGAAAATGAAAATAAATGGCGTTTTGGTTGCAGAAGCGGTTACGAAATTTATGGTTTCGAAAAACCTTCAAGCGATTTTGTTTGGGAAGGAACGCTTTCTGTGGAAGGAATGGGAAAGACTGGTTTTGTAATAGAATGCGATAAAGAAGGAACTGGATATTATATTTCGATTGATTTTATGAACGGTTTTGTTCAGTTTAGAGCGTGGGGATTTAATGAAAAAGATGTTAAGAACAATTTTATTTTTGAGAATATTCAAACCAATCAATTTGAAATTGGTGAAGAAAAACAGATTTCTTTTAAGATTATCCGCTACGGAAATTATTACGAACTTTCGATTAATGAGATAGTAAAACTGACTTTACTTGATTTTAAATACAATGAAGGAAAAGTCGGAATCTATGTTTGTTCGGCTGTAATTTCAATCAGCGATTCAAAAATTCATGTTATTCCAGAACCAGAAAATGAATATGCAGCATCTGATCCTGAAAAATATAATAATGAATTACAGCCTAATTCTGTAGTTTGA
- a CDS encoding PPC domain-containing DNA-binding protein, protein MKFQIHKTLILLLLLTFNLANAQQNDKEKCRYTKTNYGYLMVLREGDNVLELIENLAKEQNIPSANFTGIGFAQDATFGFYDFGEKKFHPKTFNKVEMGSITGSIAWSGDKPSIHMHGVATDDKFDAYGGHILGLKVGTGSMEIYITVNSEKFERKIEQPLNANVLQLPCLK, encoded by the coding sequence ATGAAATTTCAAATCCATAAAACCCTCATTTTATTGCTTTTGCTCACTTTTAATTTAGCTAATGCGCAACAAAATGATAAAGAAAAATGCCGTTATACTAAAACCAATTATGGTTATCTGATGGTTCTTCGCGAAGGCGATAATGTTTTAGAATTAATCGAAAATCTCGCCAAAGAACAAAATATTCCGTCTGCAAACTTTACTGGAATTGGTTTTGCACAAGATGCTACTTTTGGTTTTTATGATTTTGGAGAAAAGAAATTTCACCCCAAAACTTTCAATAAAGTAGAAATGGGAAGCATTACAGGATCTATTGCCTGGAGTGGCGACAAACCTTCAATACACATGCACGGCGTTGCAACCGATGATAAATTTGATGCTTACGGCGGACATATTCTTGGACTGAAAGTTGGAACTGGCTCTATGGAAATTTATATTACAGTCAATAGCGAAAAGTTCGAAAGAAAGATTGAACAGCCTTTGAATGCTAATGTTTTACAATTGCCTTGTTTGAAGTAA